One genomic segment of Vagococcus intermedius includes these proteins:
- a CDS encoding YfhO family protein encodes MCKDLKEGPLIEKLIKKYIARALLLVVVSLIFFLSLYGLTEWGYQSINNISWLLAIIGVNLVYYNSNKEGYMRNKYRILYIVFILATYALESFFLFGGIHIINFPILASKILSSILILSLIYTIKKISDNIYSPTLAKSNFIILYTLLFIGITSIVFFPVIFGGYALVYEGDGFSQHYTLFKNFREELLSIIKNGEFPAMWDWTYGVGSSWFSKYVYYNLGDIFSYLSILSPTKYLVQWFSFLVLLRAYLAGIAYYIFARTKLKGQTALIVTSIAYAYSPLVIMNITRHPFFINVMIIFPLLLLGIDLVVKNKKINLFILITAWAIINNFYFAWLMAIGGLLYLVLLYFNVYQKKESFWLFIKPFIVALFIVIGLVSVYIIPVLYNVSLMSRGEDIFANDLMIYNMQYYFRLPLDLINMNGGRALNFFGGYSVVFVLASVFIFRRIKEYRVLAGSLIIGIIIVLSPYLASIMSGMGSPVQRWMLIWNVPIALSIGFVLDNLKNIQKKDLTISIWLYILIIILSFIGEKFKMAQLNLTLPLICMMLCLVIIFCNKLNLLTLKMSKLCLAAIIIFNIFGNVWSYHSYNSIARIDKHTRTADYLEKSIADSFVGVENIIQTKPDQRLHMSNVDRLIPTKFFRGNTSSLLGVYQLNSYNSIENKYLNTMLYEGFGNENFPSAPFVVTKDMPILLRFMGVKYYVSKTNSYHPSGYEKIEEKESSKDIEITKANSVVPFAYASQDSILESEAEKLSQPARLNMLLDTVVTKNKTDISSHYKPKYDEVKQKIIKIKDKSTGEELKAIDNRYTFLAGHDYNVELDVEYLDKKDVFLSFDEASPVFVPKEMRLKRINTGNRTPYDNLKFYINNMFLFDDASINFRVKGTELVQGIYSEGKLSGNGYRKIKRQSYYMGKLDNNMSSSVSFSNKSENDLRISNLHFLTLQQDENIINKKIEKLNLNRLKNIKFTKNKVEGIISTKGTAMLATKIPYQPGWQAKVNGKVTDIQCVNYGFAGIELDSGDNEVVFTYQEPGLLIGLAITCSTLLILLISLGYMALSKSEKK; translated from the coding sequence ATGTGTAAAGATTTAAAAGAGGGGCCGTTGATAGAAAAGCTAATAAAAAAATATATAGCTAGGGCCCTGTTATTAGTTGTGGTATCGTTAATTTTTTTTCTGAGTCTATATGGACTAACTGAATGGGGTTATCAAAGTATTAATAATATTAGTTGGCTATTGGCTATTATAGGTGTTAATCTGGTTTATTATAATTCTAATAAAGAAGGATATATGAGGAACAAGTATAGAATATTATACATCGTGTTTATACTAGCAACCTATGCATTAGAATCTTTTTTTCTTTTTGGTGGAATACATATAATAAACTTTCCCATACTAGCTTCTAAAATTCTTAGTAGCATATTAATATTGAGTTTGATATATACAATTAAGAAAATTAGTGACAATATTTACTCTCCAACATTAGCGAAAAGTAATTTTATTATCCTATATACACTTCTTTTTATTGGAATCACATCAATTGTATTTTTTCCAGTAATATTTGGTGGTTATGCTTTAGTTTATGAGGGGGATGGTTTTAGCCAACACTATACTTTATTTAAAAATTTTAGAGAAGAATTGTTATCAATAATAAAAAATGGTGAATTTCCAGCTATGTGGGACTGGACATATGGTGTCGGTAGTAGTTGGTTTTCAAAGTATGTATATTACAATTTAGGTGATATATTTAGTTATTTATCAATTTTATCACCTACAAAATATTTGGTTCAGTGGTTTAGTTTTTTAGTTTTATTGAGAGCGTACTTAGCAGGTATAGCTTATTACATTTTTGCTAGAACCAAATTAAAAGGTCAAACGGCATTGATTGTAACATCAATTGCGTATGCTTATTCTCCTTTGGTAATTATGAATATTACGAGGCATCCTTTTTTTATTAATGTTATGATTATTTTTCCTTTGTTATTACTAGGAATAGATTTGGTGGTTAAAAATAAAAAAATTAACTTATTTATTCTTATTACCGCATGGGCAATCATTAATAACTTTTATTTTGCATGGTTGATGGCAATTGGTGGGTTATTGTATCTTGTATTACTTTATTTTAACGTGTATCAGAAAAAAGAATCATTTTGGTTGTTTATAAAACCATTTATCGTGGCATTGTTTATTGTGATAGGGTTAGTTTCTGTTTACATTATCCCAGTATTATATAATGTAAGTCTTATGAGCCGTGGAGAAGATATTTTTGCGAATGACTTGATGATTTATAATATGCAATATTATTTCCGTTTACCTTTGGATTTAATCAATATGAACGGCGGAAGAGCATTGAATTTCTTTGGAGGTTATAGTGTAGTATTCGTACTAGCTAGCGTGTTTATATTTAGACGAATAAAAGAGTATCGTGTGCTGGCTGGTAGTTTAATTATTGGTATTATAATTGTTCTAAGCCCTTATTTGGCAAGTATTATGAGTGGAATGGGTTCGCCGGTTCAGCGTTGGATGTTAATTTGGAATGTACCAATAGCACTATCAATTGGTTTTGTATTGGATAATTTAAAAAATATTCAGAAAAAAGATCTTACTATTTCTATATGGCTATATATTTTGATAATTATTTTGTCATTTATAGGCGAAAAATTTAAGATGGCTCAGTTGAATCTAACGCTTCCTTTGATTTGTATGATGTTATGTTTAGTCATTATTTTTTGTAACAAATTGAATTTATTGACTCTGAAAATGAGTAAGTTATGTTTAGCCGCTATCATCATATTTAATATTTTTGGTAATGTTTGGTCCTATCATTCTTATAATAGCATTGCTAGAATCGATAAGCATACGAGAACAGCCGATTATCTAGAGAAAAGTATAGCTGATTCTTTTGTAGGTGTTGAAAATATAATACAGACAAAACCAGATCAAAGATTACATATGTCTAATGTTGATCGTTTAATACCAACGAAATTTTTTAGAGGAAACACTTCTAGTTTGTTAGGTGTCTATCAATTAAACTCGTATAATAGTATAGAAAACAAATATTTAAATACGATGCTTTATGAAGGGTTTGGCAATGAAAATTTTCCATCAGCACCTTTTGTGGTTACAAAAGATATGCCGATCTTGTTAAGATTTATGGGTGTTAAATATTATGTGAGTAAAACTAACTCATATCACCCTAGTGGTTATGAAAAGATAGAAGAAAAAGAGAGTTCTAAAGATATTGAAATTACGAAAGCTAATAGTGTTGTTCCATTTGCTTACGCATCTCAGGATAGTATATTAGAAAGTGAAGCGGAAAAATTAAGTCAACCAGCTCGTTTGAATATGTTATTAGATACTGTTGTAACCAAAAATAAAACTGATATATCATCTCATTACAAACCAAAGTATGATGAAGTGAAACAAAAAATAATAAAAATTAAAGATAAAAGTACAGGTGAAGAATTAAAAGCTATAGATAACCGATACACCTTTTTAGCAGGCCATGATTACAATGTAGAATTAGATGTAGAGTATCTAGATAAGAAAGATGTTTTTTTATCTTTTGATGAAGCTTCACCAGTATTTGTACCTAAAGAGATGCGTTTAAAACGAATAAATACTGGCAATAGGACACCTTATGATAACTTGAAATTTTATATAAATAACATGTTTTTATTTGATGATGCTAGTATAAACTTTAGAGTAAAGGGCACTGAACTAGTTCAAGGAATCTATTCAGAAGGAAAGCTGTCGGGGAATGGTTATCGAAAAATAAAAAGACAAAGTTATTATATGGGTAAGTTAGATAATAACATGTCTAGCTCAGTTAGCTTTAGTAATAAAAGTGAAAATGATTTACGCATCTCTAATTTACATTTTTTAACACTACAGCAAGACGAGAATATAATAAATAAAAAAATAGAAAAATTAAATCTTAACAGATTGAAAAATATTAAATTTACAAAAAATAAAGTAGAAGGTATTATTTCTACGAAGGGTACGGCTATGTTAGCAACTAAAATTCCATATCAACCGGGGTGGCAAGCTAAAGTTAATGGTAAAGTTACAGACATTCAGTGTGTTAATTATGGATTTGCAGGAATAGAATTAGATAGTGGTGATAATGAAGTTGTATTTACTTATCAAGAGCCAGGGCTATTAATTGGTTTAGCCATTACTTGTAGCACCTTACTTATCCTATTAATAAGTTTGGGATACATGGCACTGAGTAAATCTGAAAAAAAATGA
- a CDS encoding chloride channel protein, producing the protein MNKTLLGFQIFFYGTFLSIVIGIISFIFIYLESNISHYLWHFLLNETSLKYFAILVFCLLGGLVVGLLRLRWGDYPKIAHTTIQQLKEQKTVDYQPIFKSLTVAFFILIFGAGVGPEATLLGALVMLSVWHADKIRYILFNQQTLATLPTLQKIGRIIHPTNYLTTYTADKIDSTLTPLKKYFNLLFIMIGITTFIILMRVTNQPSFISYMGESHWQFHDFLLFVPLIIFGFLVGKTYTAFSKKITILFTFWAEKPVKKTLIGSLAIFIVAMLTPNLLFSGQIAMGNIPTDYTLFSVLTLVLIVSVNLLFLQICLNTGWIGGDIFPIVFSAFILGFGISQLFPTVDTLFIVSTVASTMTFTILSSSLIATFFIALFFPLKLFPIIVLAVFALKSFQSLIKKK; encoded by the coding sequence ATGAACAAAACTTTATTAGGCTTCCAAATATTTTTTTATGGCACATTTTTGAGCATAGTGATTGGCATTATCTCTTTTATTTTTATCTATTTAGAAAGTAACATTTCTCACTATCTTTGGCACTTTTTACTTAATGAGACGTCATTAAAATACTTCGCTATATTAGTATTCTGTTTACTAGGAGGCTTAGTGGTTGGACTTTTACGTTTGAGATGGGGCGATTATCCCAAAATAGCCCATACGACTATCCAACAACTGAAAGAACAAAAAACGGTTGATTATCAACCTATTTTCAAAAGTTTAACGGTAGCCTTTTTTATTTTAATCTTTGGTGCCGGTGTTGGACCAGAAGCGACATTATTAGGAGCACTAGTTATGTTATCTGTCTGGCACGCCGATAAAATTAGATACATCCTGTTTAATCAGCAAACACTTGCTACACTTCCTACACTTCAAAAAATTGGTCGCATCATTCATCCAACCAATTATTTAACAACCTATACAGCTGACAAAATTGATTCTACATTAACACCACTAAAAAAGTATTTCAATTTATTATTTATTATGATTGGCATCACAACCTTCATTATATTAATGAGAGTCACCAATCAACCATCGTTCATTAGTTATATGGGAGAATCTCATTGGCAGTTTCATGATTTTTTATTATTTGTTCCACTTATTATTTTTGGCTTTTTAGTTGGGAAAACGTACACTGCTTTTTCTAAAAAAATAACTATTTTGTTCACTTTTTGGGCTGAAAAACCTGTGAAAAAAACGCTTATTGGCTCTCTTGCCATCTTTATTGTTGCAATGTTGACACCTAACCTCCTATTCTCTGGCCAAATTGCTATGGGCAATATTCCAACCGACTATACCTTATTTTCAGTTCTGACCTTAGTCCTAATTGTTAGTGTGAACTTACTTTTTTTACAAATTTGCTTAAACACTGGTTGGATAGGTGGCGATATTTTTCCCATCGTTTTTTCAGCCTTTATTTTAGGTTTTGGTATTTCTCAATTATTCCCAACAGTTGATACCCTTTTTATTGTCTCAACTGTCGCCAGTACAATGACCTTTACTATACTAAGTTCATCACTTATTGCTACTTTTTTTATTGCCCTCTTTTTCCCACTTAAACTTTTTCCTATTATCGTCCTCGCTGTTTTTGCATTGAAATCATTTCAATCTCTTATCAAAAAAAAATAG